AGCCGCACCAGACCTATTTTTTACTGAGTTTGCCAATGCTGACGGTCTGCAGAGCCCGGGTCGCAAGGCGGTAGAGAAGAAGCTACAGTTTACTTCCAGTGAACAGCCATTGATTGCTCAGATCTGGGGCAAGAAGCCGGAGAGCTACTTCCAAACTGCTCGGGAGCTGGCCGAACGTGGTTTTGCCGGCATCGACCTCAACATGGGCTGCCCGGTGCGAGCTGTGGTGAAGAACGGTTGCTGCTCGGCCCTGATCGATGACCGAGTACTAGCGGCTGAACTGATTGCCGCTACCAAGGAGGGAGCTGGAGAGCTGCCGGTAAGTGTGAAGACTCGTCTTGGTTTTAAGCGGGTCCAGACTGAAGATTGGTGTGGCTGGCTGCTGGAGCAGGGTATCGCTGCTTTAACCGTACACGGTCGCATCGCTGTCGAGCAGTCGAAGTATCCAGCTCAGTGGGATGAGATAGCTAAAGTCGTGAAGCTACGAGATGAAATGGACCGGGAGACACCGATTATCGGCAACGGCGATGTGACTTCACGCACTTACGGCGAGGAGCTGGTTCGCCAAACTGGAGTCGATGGCATCATGATCGGTCGCGGTATCTTCCGTGATCCATGGGTGTTTGCACCAACTCCCGTATCGCCGACACCGGTCGAACGCATTGATCTGCTTTTGCGTCACCTCGAGCTGTGGGAAGAAACCTGGGGAGAGATGAAACCGTTCGAAGTCATGAAGAAGTTCTTCAAAATCTATATCTCTGACTGGGAGGGCGCAGCTAAGATTCGAGCACATCTTATGGAGCTGACCACTCTGGATGAAGTAGTGGTGTATCTACAGAGCATGCGGCAACAGCTTATTTAGCGGTAGTTTCTATTTATGGCTTAACTGCTACCGAACAGCTCATTAAACATCTTCGGATCATCAAGGGCATCTAGATCGCTGCTCTCTGCTGCGACCAATCTATCTTCATACAACCTTCTCGCCCCTACTAGTCCAGCTTCAGCTACCAGCCCGATCCCGGCTCTAAATTGAGGAAAGTAGCGAGCTAGCTCTCGTCCTAGCACTATGCATTCTCTGGATTCGATGATTGGATAGGCCGCGCTGAGACTAGCTTCGCAGGATGTCTGCCCATCCAGTAATATCGCATCGACCTGACTGATTAATTCGTCACCGTCCATACTGTAGTCGAGTCTAAGGGGCGGGGCTTCAGTTTTCACAGCCTTAGCTTGTTGGCTAAAGAGTGACTGGTTGGCCGGGAACTGGGCTGATACCATCTCATGACCAGCATAGACACCAAGGAGAAAAGCTTGCGCCCGTTCAGGGTTGGTGTCGGGCCCGGCGAAGCCCCTTGCTAGCACCCGAGCGATCTCATGACAGAGCGTATATAGTTGAGGATTCGTGTGGCGTAGATTGTATTCTGCGGCCGTTAGAAATGCACTTCGGTTGACGGCAGCCTTATCTAGGGTGATCTCGGCAGTTGAAGCCGTGATCTCAATATCATTTGAGCTGGCAAACTGTTCGTGCATAGTATCTTCCTTGACTATATTTTACAGTATACGTCAACCAGCTGACAAAGCTTAGGGAAGTTCATCTTGTGTGCAAGATAGCGAAACCAGTAAGTGTAGATAAAAACTATCCCGCTCTTAGGCGGGTGTGGGTGGGATAAGTGTGGTGGGGGTGGCTGGAATCGAACCAGCGACCAATTAGTTATGAGCCAACTGCTCTAACCGCTGAGCTACACCCCCGTGTAAACTTTGTCTACCCCAAAAGTATAGCAAACAGCTGCTATACTTTTGATAGATAGGTAGTAAATATGAAGAAATGGCTAGCTAAGTTCAAGTTCTCCCCTCGTCAGGCTGTAATGGTCGGTGTGTTGGTGCTACTAGGCTACGTAGCCTTCTCTACCTTGAATGTCATCGCCCGCAACTACCAGCTGCAGCAGCGCATGGATGAGTTAGCAGCGGAGAATGAGATTCTAGAGCTAGAGAACCGACAACTCGAGTATGAGTTAGCCTACTACCAGACTGATGCCTTTACCGAACTGGAAGCTCGAGCAAAGTTGGAGTTGCAGGCACCGGGGGAAAAGGTAGTGATATTTCCAGATCGTATTCCTGAGCCGGCCGGCCCGCCCCAACCGGAGCCAGAGCCGACCTTCACCCAGACGTTAGCCGATAACGTTCGGGAGTGGCTGTATTTTCTGTTTCGGATAGAGACTTAAGCTAAGCCTAGTGCTGCATCGATCTTCGGCTTGTCGAAGCCGAGTACTTGCTCAGTAGAGCCGTCGTCTTTCTCTATGATGGCAAACGGTACGCCAAGCTGACCGCTCTTCTCGTATAGTTCTTTCGCAAGGAGCTGATCCTCATCGGCCCGCTTCTCATCAA
Above is a genomic segment from Candidatus Saccharimonadales bacterium containing:
- a CDS encoding tRNA-dihydrouridine synthase → MSIWQQLPRPFFILAPMDDVTDTVFRRLIAETAAPDLFFTEFANADGLQSPGRKAVEKKLQFTSSEQPLIAQIWGKKPESYFQTARELAERGFAGIDLNMGCPVRAVVKNGCCSALIDDRVLAAELIAATKEGAGELPVSVKTRLGFKRVQTEDWCGWLLEQGIAALTVHGRIAVEQSKYPAQWDEIAKVVKLRDEMDRETPIIGNGDVTSRTYGEELVRQTGVDGIMIGRGIFRDPWVFAPTPVSPTPVERIDLLLRHLELWEETWGEMKPFEVMKKFFKIYISDWEGAAKIRAHLMELTTLDEVVVYLQSMRQQLI
- a CDS encoding septum formation initiator family protein, which gives rise to MKKWLAKFKFSPRQAVMVGVLVLLGYVAFSTLNVIARNYQLQQRMDELAAENEILELENRQLEYELAYYQTDAFTELEARAKLELQAPGEKVVIFPDRIPEPAGPPQPEPEPTFTQTLADNVREWLYFLFRIET
- a CDS encoding glutaredoxin family protein, with protein sequence MSKVTIYTTATCAYCHMLKNYLSEHDVTFDEKRADEDQLLAKELYEKSGQLGVPFAIIEKDDGSTEQVLGFDKPKIDAALGLA